Proteins encoded in a region of the Antedon mediterranea chromosome 2, ecAntMedi1.1, whole genome shotgun sequence genome:
- the LOC140040791 gene encoding 26S proteasome non-ATPase regulatory subunit 13-like — protein sequence MRDVSGYLKEQQSQGSVDLVQEWTEIEEFYNKKLWHQLTEKLLVFVKNPVFADGDGLLQMYENFIADFEHRINLLSLTEIVLIIIKQCKEDSAALEFLNKLKEKVKDHVEATVLCSTSIAMVMLKTSDLDTTKKLVDECQALLDNIDGVTTVHGRFYDLSSTYYKIIGNHANYYRDALRFLGCMSIDDIPDGEKKERAFNLCLAALLGEGIFNFGELLAHPILDSLKGTEKTWLVDLLYAFNSGNLVQFETLKTTWSQQPDLAARELNLRQKICLLCLMEMTFTRPANNRSITFQEIAGATKLQMDEVEILVMKALSLGLVKGSIDQVDAKVHMTWVQPRVLDKQQISIMQQRLVNWCADVKSMQMLVENKAHDILDKL from the exons ATGAGAGACGTAAGTGGGTATTTAAAGGAGCAGCAAAGTCAGGGAAGTGTGGATTTAGTTCAAGAATGGACAGAAATTGAGGAATTCTACAACAAAAA GCTCTGGCATCAATTGACAGAAAAACTATTGGTTTTTGTCAAGAACCCAGTATTTGCTGACGGAGACGGTCTTCTACAG ATGTATGAGAATTTTATTGCAGACTTTGAACACAGAATCAATTTGCTTTCACTCACAGAGATTGTTCTAATTATCATCAAGCAATGCAAAG aAGACTCGGCGGCATTAGAATTTCTCAATAAGTTGAAGGAAAAG GTAAAAGACCATGTGGAGGCAACAGTCCTTTGTTCAACATCCATTGCAATGGTCATGCTGAAAACCAGTGATCTAGACACAACCAAG aaaCTGGTTGATGAATGTCAAGCATTACTAGATAATATTGATGGCGTAACAACGGTACATGGTCGCTTCTACGACCTGTCAAGCACTTATTATAAAATCATCGGTAACCATGCCAACTACTATCGTGATGCTCTTCGATTCCTAGGGTGTATGTCAATTGATGACATACCTG ATGGTGAAAAAAAGGAGAGAGCTTTTAATCTTTGTTTGGCTGCACTTCTTGGTGAAGGTATCTTTAATTTTGGAGAACTG CTTGCACATCCCATTTTGGATTCATTAAAAGGAACTGAAAAGACTTGGTTGGTTGATTTACTGTATGCCTTTAATAGCGGTAACCTAGTGCAGTTTGAAACACTCAAAACCACTTGGAGTCAACAG CCTGACCTAGCTGCTAGAGAATTAAACTTAAGACAGAAGATTTGTCTTCTTTGCTTGATGGAGATGACATTCACTAGGCCGGCCAATAATAGAAGCATTACCTTCCAAGAAATAGCTGGGGCTACAAAACTACAGATGGATGAG GTTGAGATTTTAGTGATGAAAGCTTTGTCATTGGGATTAGTAAAAGGCTCTATTGACCAGGTGGATGCCAAGGTACATATGACCTGGGTACAGCCACGGGTACTGGATAAACAACAG ATTTCAATAATGCAACAGAGACTGGTTAACTGGTGCGCCGATGTCAAATCCATGCAGATGTTAGTGGAGAACAAAGCGCATGATATCCTTGATAAATTATGA
- the LOC140040790 gene encoding putative neutral sphingomyelinase has protein sequence MSGKHATLQVLTLNCWGVPYLSKDKEIRFKKIIQELAKGDYDIVALQEVFTNSDIKDLQEGLKNVLPYSHYFYSGFIGSGVCIFSKGPILDTAQKAFSLNAFPHKIRHCDWYAKKLVGLCQVEIDGLRINVYTTHMTAMYGPSHHENFIDQDEYYAHRLVQSYELSSFVRQTCQSSDVNLVMGDFNSEESSLSMQIIRTNANLKDAWQERPNKEDGNLGNTCDKPNNLYTHMKKKEEELTEGIRIDYIMYNGNGKDIICRDCCLTMGQIPGFDIFYSDHEGVRATLDIVTKDETDGSDPAKGTELQTVLNKMTGVLEKAKLENIKQQGFYWQAILLLVAMYILKALVLGALTFFVDLIFTVATILGMWGLFWTAVVEKRFEFWGLTATVEDVKTRISFVQRLYQAFK, from the exons ATGAGTGGAAAACACGCTACTTTACAAGTGCTAACGTTAAATTGTTG GGGTGTACCTTATTTGTCAAAGGATAAGGAAATACGATTCAAGAAGATCATCCAAGAACTGGCAAAAGGTGATTATGACATAGTTGCACTTCAAGAG gtttttacTAATAGTGATATCAAAGACCTACAAGAAGGACTAAAGAATGTTTTACCATATTCTCATTACTTTTACAG TGGCTTCATAGGCAGTGGAGTATGTATATTTTCAAAAGGACCAATTCTGGACACAGCCCAGAAAGCATTCTCTCTCAATGCTTTCCCACACAAGATACGGCACTGTGATTGGTACGCTAAGAAACTAGTTGGCTTATGCCAAGTGGAAATAGATGGTCTcagaataaatgtatatactacACAT atGACAGCAATGTATGGACCATCTCACCATGAGAACTTTATTGACCAGGATGAATACTATGCGCACCGTCTTGTCCAGTCTTACGAGCTAAGCAGCTTCGTTCGGCAGACTTGTCAATCAAGTGATGTTAACCTAGTTATGGGGGATTTCAACTCAGAGGAGAGCTCCCTCTCCATGCAGATTATAAGAACAAACGCAAATTTGAAAGATGCGTGGCAAGAAAGACCAAATAAAGAG GACGGCAACCTTGGCAACACATGTGACAAACCAAATAATTTGTACACCCATatgaaaaagaaagaagaagaattaACAGAGGGCATTCGGATAGACTACATCATGTACAATGGTAACGGCAAAGACATCATATGCCGTGATTGTTGCTTGACCATGGGACAGATTCCAGGGTTTGACATATTTTATTCTGACCATGAAGGAGTCAGGGCCACTCTGGACATTGTCACGAAAGATG AAACAGATGGGAGTGATCCGGCAAAAGGCACAGAGTTACAAACCGTTTTAAACAAGATGACTGGTGTGTTGGAAAAAGCGAAGCTAGAAAACATCAAACAACAAGGTTTTTACTGGCAAGCTATTCTACTACTAGTTGCTATGTACATATTAAAGGCCTTGGTTCTCGGTGCtctaacattttttgttgactTGATATTTACTGTCGCAACAATATTAGGTATGTGGGGCTTGTTTTGGACAGCAGTAGTTGAGAAACGTTTTGAGTTCTGGGGTTTGACAGCAACTGTGGAAGATGTTAAAACAAGAATTAGCTTTGTTCAACGTCTTTATCAAGCTTTTAAATAA